A window from Methanomassiliicoccus sp. encodes these proteins:
- a CDS encoding uroporphyrinogen decarboxylase family protein, with protein sequence MEWHAHATKRFANPFVDNKYDRVDVDPVMLSHAAIACGYTIRDFYEKPELGIHCLAYIYQMYDLLPVTHWFYSTPWLKELGMELTQKDTLPPIAETPIISEPGQVDDLEVPDEKAIRNGYTYPQYQRLYSYVQKNLPQTFVPIAYGFDPVGEASHICGVENFIMWTFTEPEAAQKLLKKFTDTAIEGALCTAKDYGMAMLVLGSVLANNDIFSDEAVREYSVNNMRYYIDKCFRGGAGPQIFYHCCGNHETDYKEFHNLIWSPFTVFHIGYKGREVFPTELLKKEFGNKATIMGSVDTKLMINPNPKAVYDQAAASVKAGRDSPRGYILGCACECPMYTLPGNILAMTRAAADHGTYGKF encoded by the coding sequence ATGGAGTGGCATGCGCATGCCACCAAGCGCTTTGCGAATCCCTTCGTTGACAACAAGTATGACAGGGTAGATGTTGACCCGGTCATGCTGTCCCATGCGGCTATCGCATGCGGTTACACGATTAGGGATTTCTACGAGAAGCCTGAGCTGGGCATACACTGCCTGGCCTACATCTACCAGATGTACGACCTGCTACCGGTCACTCACTGGTTCTACTCGACCCCTTGGCTCAAGGAGCTGGGGATGGAGCTGACCCAGAAGGACACCCTTCCTCCAATCGCCGAGACTCCCATCATCAGCGAGCCCGGCCAGGTGGATGACCTTGAGGTGCCCGACGAGAAGGCCATCAGGAACGGTTACACCTACCCGCAGTACCAGAGGCTGTACTCTTACGTCCAGAAGAACCTACCGCAGACCTTCGTCCCGATCGCTTACGGTTTCGATCCGGTCGGAGAGGCCTCCCACATCTGCGGCGTCGAGAACTTCATCATGTGGACCTTCACTGAGCCCGAGGCGGCCCAGAAGCTGCTGAAGAAGTTCACCGACACCGCCATCGAGGGCGCGCTGTGCACCGCTAAGGACTATGGCATGGCCATGCTCGTCCTGGGTTCCGTCCTGGCGAACAACGATATCTTCTCTGACGAGGCTGTCCGTGAGTACTCCGTCAACAACATGCGGTACTACATCGACAAGTGCTTCAGGGGAGGCGCTGGCCCGCAGATCTTCTACCACTGCTGCGGTAACCACGAGACCGACTACAAGGAGTTCCACAACCTTATCTGGTCCCCCTTCACCGTGTTCCACATCGGGTACAAGGGCCGTGAGGTCTTCCCGACCGAACTGCTGAAGAAGGAGTTCGGGAACAAGGCCACCATCATGGGCTCGGTCGACACCAAGCTGATGATCAACCCCAACCCGAAGGCGGTTTACGATCAGGCTGCGGCCTCCGTTAAGGCTGGACGCGACAGCCCCAGGGGATACATCCTGGGCTGCGCTTGCGAATGCCCCATGTACACGCTCCCCGGCAACATCCTGGCCATGACCAGGGCGGCTGCGGACCACGGGACGTATGGGAAGTTCTGA
- a CDS encoding radical SAM protein yields MIENLGESSSLCPECLKVIPAVKYAENDNVYLEKTCPEHGKYKVLIWRGLADYKSMKAYACVPSRPEKYIVTKKATCPIDCGLCQDHTQHTCLVVLEVTNDCNLKCPICFASANERYHFNPTMDQIRSMFQTTLDYVNSPTCIQISGGEPTIRDDLPDIIKLGKSMGIDYIEVNTNAVRFAQDKEFLLACKEAGMDSLYFSFDGLTSDVYMKTCGKDLLATKLQAIKNCQELGIGVTLVTVVSPDINLHQIGDIINFAKKNVPTVKGIHFQPLSYFGRYPIVPKDENRTVLPDLLKEIEKQTKGELRVDNFIPTSCTNVHCDVKSMSVIMEDGSLFPLTHRAMGPPKDTCCVATKTRKEISDLWRYIDESLGNDGGEAKGSWDEFIQRARTNYLTISSMPFQDVWNVDTDRLKGCCIHTVTPDGKLIPFCLFNINSVHGKTLYRHEILEKYAKWGSS; encoded by the coding sequence ATGATAGAGAACCTAGGGGAGAGCAGCAGCCTGTGCCCGGAGTGCCTTAAGGTCATCCCGGCGGTCAAGTATGCCGAGAACGACAATGTGTACCTGGAGAAGACCTGCCCGGAGCACGGCAAGTATAAGGTATTGATCTGGAGGGGATTGGCCGATTATAAGTCGATGAAGGCCTACGCCTGCGTGCCGTCCAGGCCGGAAAAGTATATCGTCACCAAGAAGGCCACCTGCCCCATTGACTGTGGACTGTGCCAGGACCACACACAGCACACCTGCCTGGTGGTCCTCGAGGTCACCAACGACTGCAACCTGAAGTGCCCCATCTGCTTTGCCTCGGCCAACGAGCGCTATCACTTCAACCCCACCATGGATCAGATAAGAAGCATGTTCCAGACCACGCTAGACTATGTGAACAGTCCTACCTGTATCCAGATCAGTGGCGGGGAGCCCACCATCCGCGACGACCTGCCCGATATCATCAAGCTGGGCAAGTCGATGGGCATCGATTACATCGAGGTCAACACCAACGCGGTGCGCTTCGCCCAGGATAAGGAGTTCCTCCTGGCCTGCAAGGAGGCGGGAATGGACTCCCTATATTTCTCCTTCGACGGCCTCACTTCTGATGTCTACATGAAGACCTGCGGAAAGGATCTCCTCGCAACGAAGCTCCAGGCCATAAAAAACTGCCAGGAACTGGGGATCGGGGTGACGCTGGTCACAGTGGTCTCTCCGGACATCAACCTGCATCAGATCGGGGACATCATCAACTTCGCCAAGAAGAACGTGCCTACGGTTAAGGGGATTCACTTCCAACCTCTCAGTTATTTCGGCCGCTATCCCATTGTCCCCAAGGACGAGAACCGAACGGTGCTTCCTGATCTGCTCAAGGAGATCGAGAAGCAGACCAAGGGCGAGCTGCGAGTGGACAACTTCATTCCCACCTCCTGCACCAACGTCCACTGCGACGTGAAATCCATGTCAGTCATCATGGAGGACGGCTCCCTCTTCCCCCTTACTCACAGAGCCATGGGGCCGCCCAAGGACACCTGCTGCGTGGCCACTAAGACGAGGAAGGAGATCAGCGACCTATGGCGGTACATCGATGAGAGCCTGGGCAATGATGGGGGCGAGGCCAAAGGGTCCTGGGATGAGTTCATCCAGAGAGCCCGGACGAACTACCTGACGATCTCCAGCATGCCCTTCCAGGACGTATGGAATGTGGACACCGATCGGCTGAAGGGATGCTGCATCCATACCGTGACCCCGGATGGCAAGCTCATTCCCTTCTGCCTGTTCAACATAAACAGCGTGCATGGCAAGACCCTCTATCGCCACGAGATCCTGGAGAAGTATGCCAAGTGGGGCTCGTCTTAG
- a CDS encoding DUF169 domain-containing protein, giving the protein MPGHNWKAITEELRNKVCLPAYPVGVKLLEKPRELLDYRDARLLTDTTPCHMAAIARYNRAEGLVGASSQGTKCLWGAACLGLVRTPERLSEGDLNLPFTQNVEAARRLHENMYMLGNAGKRFSGVIMAPLDIVPFDPDVIVMYMSPARALRLVIAFAYARGEVVSVRMTGQASLCSAIARAVDAGAVTVDVPCMGDRAYGLVQESEVVVAFPAPRIEELMEGLRETEGTASYPYKPFLRWPAIFPPSMEPREVELDQ; this is encoded by the coding sequence ATGCCCGGCCATAATTGGAAGGCCATTACTGAGGAGCTGCGCAACAAGGTGTGCCTGCCGGCCTACCCTGTCGGAGTGAAGCTGCTGGAGAAACCGAGGGAACTGTTGGACTATCGTGATGCCCGGCTGCTCACCGATACCACCCCCTGCCACATGGCCGCCATTGCCCGCTACAACCGCGCGGAGGGTCTGGTGGGCGCGTCGAGCCAGGGGACCAAATGCCTGTGGGGGGCGGCCTGCCTCGGCCTCGTCCGCACGCCGGAACGACTGTCGGAGGGTGACCTCAACCTGCCATTCACCCAGAATGTAGAGGCGGCCAGGCGCCTACACGAGAACATGTACATGCTGGGCAATGCCGGCAAGCGGTTCTCCGGAGTGATCATGGCCCCGCTGGACATTGTGCCCTTCGACCCTGATGTTATCGTGATGTACATGAGCCCGGCGCGGGCGCTTCGTCTGGTCATCGCCTTCGCCTACGCCCGAGGGGAAGTCGTATCGGTACGCATGACCGGACAAGCCTCGCTGTGCTCGGCCATCGCCAGGGCGGTAGACGCGGGGGCGGTCACCGTGGACGTGCCGTGCATGGGCGACCGCGCCTACGGCCTGGTACAGGAGTCCGAGGTCGTGGTGGCGTTCCCCGCCCCCAGGATCGAGGAGCTGATGGAGGGACTAAGGGAGACCGAAGGAACAGCATCCTATCCGTACAAGCCATTCCTGCGGTGGCCGGCGATCTTCCCGCCTTCCATGGAGCCCAGAGAGGTCGAGCTGGACCAATGA
- a CDS encoding MEDS domain-containing protein yields MVDQVADEALVAAEPERNTVEDHIALIFHKDEERLTTITPLIKVGLEKGELCLYVSNEENDQAIVEALRAEHIDVEKAVSNGSLILTNKREMYFKLGRFDPEWTIRVINNIADLARSYGFTAMRVMSEMAWTQEMVAGIERWPEYEAKLNALNPGISLRIICQYDRRLFSPEALMAAIQTHPRIVADGEISKNSFFIPSDRLLMGNYAEAELEMVMASIRQLNSSEAALQDRDSIIERLTQQADADNAARKSLEAALDESRHRFKEFAERASDWAWELDEQGAFIYSSPRIRDILGMQPEEIIGKTPMDLVSKEAADRTAKLLTPAMSSHAPISALEMEARHKDGHVVYLEMNGTPRFDQDGKFQGYRGVDRDISGRKASKQAIEESRRRAEESLAEIKARDERIAALDQEIVQLKGSLAEFDSSLTALRGEIDGKENILREANENLARLNESLQAREAEISTLRASHDEKQSTLEAQADEIADLKRQLEERGGELSGIQAALAAAQLAVLGKTSELEKLTSGFNAQSLELKGARDSLSGVEETLAHKEQESFAMRQQIDRLEADLKATKESLAMRSEEFGRAQQELSEAKVSLEQVKGELAVGSEELAQKVKDLAGAEELAEQRARELAAANEAIEAKTGELVTVNGSLEQKVAEIAAVTALAEGRATELSSVKEDLERTQSELSSTKVWLERAASDLAAAKQLMEQRTSELGAANEAIEAKTGELAAMNASLEQKAAELAAANELAEQRASELAAMSASLEQKAAELAAAESRVAEKDGALVGSLAEVEGLKAMLSSRESDLEARTAERDARLEEIAQAREDIDRLEQTLVTRGGELAGTVAACEGVKADLAALTEELQLARESIDRVEEEKVELRSTIEARDVALADLNAVLGRTTSDLAAREGELATVRAVLSERERELSQASSRVDVLSKILVLKEEELSASLKISEARRCQADQLDVQARQLEADQNVSVTVISGLREAMHRGGKDLAQAKAEHEAALAQACAAAARERELAGARWVENVLLRTRVQELEASRNAATGEAMGLRKAFMGLASPAAMVSPEGKIILANPAMEQIMSMDLAGRATADLWPGLDISEPGSIRIEQNGQLMEMKVLPSALRDGMQDIGTVLTFGEPVPIRAAESKGPNPAALAHDLNDSLQVIMGSVSLAKEYVIPEGRMYSKLRRIESASVTARDLASQLMSPAREVHLDASSVPTNLTRGKGRLLLMDDDENVLEATGDLLRYLGYNVEVARDGEEAVAMCKEAEEIWQSYDLAMVDLSISSGMGGLEASKSLVAMNPRIALIVTSGYISDPVIADPKAHGFAAALSKPYSAELLSKTIAEVLASQPSA; encoded by the coding sequence ATGGTCGACCAAGTCGCAGATGAAGCTCTGGTTGCCGCAGAGCCAGAGAGGAACACCGTAGAGGACCACATAGCCCTCATTTTCCATAAGGATGAGGAGAGGCTCACCACCATAACCCCCCTGATCAAGGTGGGGCTGGAGAAAGGCGAGCTCTGTCTGTATGTCTCCAACGAGGAGAACGATCAGGCCATCGTGGAGGCGCTGAGAGCCGAGCACATCGACGTCGAAAAGGCGGTCAGCAACGGCAGCCTGATTCTCACCAACAAGCGGGAGATGTACTTCAAGCTGGGGCGGTTCGATCCGGAGTGGACGATCCGGGTCATCAACAACATCGCCGATCTTGCCCGATCCTATGGCTTCACGGCCATGCGGGTCATGTCCGAGATGGCGTGGACCCAGGAGATGGTGGCGGGCATCGAACGATGGCCGGAGTACGAGGCCAAGCTGAACGCCCTAAATCCCGGCATCTCGCTGCGCATCATATGCCAGTACGACCGGCGGCTATTCTCCCCCGAGGCGCTCATGGCGGCCATCCAGACCCATCCACGGATCGTGGCGGACGGGGAGATCAGCAAGAACAGCTTCTTCATCCCCTCCGACCGACTGCTGATGGGCAACTATGCCGAGGCAGAGCTGGAGATGGTGATGGCCAGCATCCGGCAGCTGAACAGCTCGGAAGCAGCCCTGCAGGACCGTGACAGCATCATTGAGCGATTGACCCAGCAGGCTGATGCCGATAACGCCGCCAGGAAGAGCCTGGAGGCGGCGCTGGACGAATCCCGCCATCGGTTCAAGGAGTTCGCTGAGCGGGCCTCCGACTGGGCCTGGGAGCTGGACGAGCAGGGAGCGTTCATCTACTCCTCCCCGAGGATCAGGGACATCTTGGGAATGCAACCGGAGGAGATCATCGGCAAGACCCCCATGGACCTGGTGTCCAAGGAGGCGGCCGACCGGACGGCGAAGTTGCTGACTCCGGCGATGTCCTCCCACGCCCCCATCTCGGCATTGGAGATGGAGGCCAGGCACAAGGACGGCCACGTCGTGTACCTGGAGATGAACGGGACACCTCGCTTCGACCAGGATGGTAAATTCCAGGGGTATCGTGGCGTGGACCGGGATATCAGCGGGCGCAAGGCCTCCAAGCAGGCCATCGAGGAGAGCAGGAGGCGGGCAGAGGAGTCCCTGGCCGAGATCAAGGCCCGGGACGAGCGCATCGCCGCCCTGGATCAGGAGATCGTCCAGCTCAAAGGCTCTCTGGCCGAGTTCGATTCCTCGCTCACCGCCTTGCGCGGCGAGATCGACGGAAAGGAGAACATCCTGAGGGAGGCCAACGAAAACCTGGCCCGGCTGAACGAGAGCCTCCAGGCCCGTGAGGCGGAGATCTCGACTCTGCGGGCCTCTCATGACGAGAAGCAGTCCACGCTCGAGGCCCAGGCCGATGAGATCGCCGACCTCAAGCGGCAGCTGGAGGAGCGGGGCGGAGAGTTGAGCGGTATCCAGGCCGCGCTGGCCGCGGCGCAGCTGGCAGTCCTGGGCAAGACCTCCGAGCTTGAGAAGCTGACCTCCGGCTTCAACGCCCAGTCCTTGGAGCTCAAGGGAGCGAGGGATTCCCTATCCGGGGTCGAGGAGACCCTGGCTCACAAGGAGCAGGAATCCTTCGCCATGCGGCAGCAGATCGACCGCCTGGAAGCGGACCTCAAGGCCACCAAGGAATCGTTGGCCATGAGGAGCGAGGAGTTCGGCAGGGCGCAGCAGGAGCTGTCCGAGGCCAAAGTGTCGCTGGAACAGGTTAAGGGTGAACTGGCGGTAGGGAGCGAGGAGCTGGCCCAGAAGGTTAAGGACCTGGCCGGGGCAGAGGAGCTCGCCGAGCAGAGGGCCCGTGAGCTGGCGGCCGCCAACGAGGCCATCGAGGCCAAGACCGGCGAGCTGGTCACGGTCAACGGATCGTTGGAGCAAAAGGTAGCCGAGATCGCCGCCGTCACCGCCCTGGCAGAGGGAAGGGCGACCGAGCTGTCCTCGGTCAAAGAGGACCTGGAGCGGACGCAGAGCGAACTGTCCTCCACCAAGGTGTGGTTGGAGAGAGCTGCATCGGACCTCGCCGCCGCCAAGCAGCTGATGGAGCAGAGGACCTCCGAACTTGGTGCCGCCAACGAGGCCATCGAGGCCAAGACCGGCGAGCTAGCAGCGATGAACGCGTCCCTGGAACAGAAGGCCGCCGAGTTGGCTGCCGCCAACGAGCTCGCGGAGCAGCGGGCCTCGGAGCTGGCAGCGATGAGCGCGTCCCTGGAACAGAAGGCCGCAGAACTGGCGGCGGCCGAGAGCAGGGTCGCGGAGAAGGATGGTGCCCTGGTCGGATCACTGGCTGAGGTAGAGGGCCTCAAGGCCATGCTGTCATCCAGGGAGAGCGACCTGGAGGCCCGGACCGCCGAGCGAGACGCCCGCCTGGAGGAGATCGCTCAAGCCCGGGAAGACATCGATAGGCTGGAGCAGACGCTGGTGACCCGCGGCGGGGAGCTCGCCGGGACCGTCGCCGCCTGTGAGGGCGTTAAAGCCGACCTCGCCGCCCTCACCGAGGAGCTGCAACTCGCCCGCGAGAGCATCGACCGGGTGGAGGAAGAGAAGGTCGAGCTAAGGAGCACGATCGAGGCTCGCGACGTCGCCTTGGCCGATCTCAACGCCGTCCTGGGCCGAACCACCTCGGACCTCGCCGCCCGCGAGGGCGAGCTGGCGACGGTCCGCGCGGTGCTGTCGGAAAGAGAACGTGAACTGTCCCAAGCCTCATCGCGGGTCGATGTGCTGAGCAAGATCCTCGTACTCAAGGAGGAGGAACTCTCCGCTTCTCTCAAGATCAGCGAGGCCCGTAGGTGCCAGGCCGACCAATTGGACGTTCAGGCCAGGCAGCTCGAGGCTGACCAGAACGTCAGCGTCACGGTCATCAGCGGCCTGAGGGAAGCTATGCATCGGGGCGGCAAAGATCTGGCCCAGGCGAAGGCGGAGCACGAGGCCGCGTTGGCCCAAGCCTGTGCCGCAGCAGCCCGGGAGCGGGAGCTCGCCGGGGCCCGGTGGGTGGAGAACGTTCTACTCCGGACCAGGGTGCAGGAACTCGAGGCGTCCAGGAACGCAGCGACCGGAGAGGCAATGGGGCTGCGCAAAGCCTTCATGGGCCTGGCGTCCCCCGCAGCCATGGTATCTCCGGAGGGCAAGATCATACTTGCCAATCCGGCCATGGAGCAGATAATGTCCATGGATCTGGCCGGCAGGGCTACCGCCGACCTGTGGCCCGGGCTGGACATCAGCGAGCCGGGCTCGATCCGGATCGAACAGAACGGCCAGCTGATGGAGATGAAGGTGCTCCCCTCCGCCCTGCGGGACGGGATGCAAGACATCGGCACGGTGCTCACCTTCGGCGAGCCGGTGCCGATCAGGGCCGCCGAAAGCAAGGGACCCAACCCTGCGGCCTTGGCTCACGATCTCAACGATTCGCTCCAGGTCATTATGGGCAGCGTGTCCCTGGCTAAGGAGTACGTGATCCCCGAGGGCCGCATGTACAGCAAGCTCAGGCGGATCGAGAGCGCCTCGGTGACCGCCCGCGATCTCGCCAGCCAGCTGATGTCCCCGGCCCGTGAGGTGCACCTAGATGCGTCCTCGGTACCCACCAACCTCACCCGGGGCAAGGGCAGACTGCTGCTGATGGATGACGACGAGAACGTGCTTGAGGCGACTGGAGACCTGCTGCGATACCTTGGCTACAACGTCGAGGTGGCCCGAGACGGAGAGGAGGCGGTGGCCATGTGCAAGGAGGCCGAGGAAATATGGCAGTCCTACGACCTGGCGATGGTGGATTTATCCATCTCCTCAGGGATGGGAGGCTTGGAGGCGAGCAAGAGCCTGGTGGCGATGAACCCCCGGATCGCACTGATCGTCACCAGCGGCTACATTTCCGACCCAGTGATCGCCGATCCGAAGGCCCACGGGTTCGCCGCCGCCCTATCCAAACCCTACTCCGCGGAACTGCTGTCCAAGACCATCGCCGAGGTCCTGGCTAGCCAGCCTTCCGCTTAA
- a CDS encoding AMP-binding protein codes for MALLDKVKIAIARRRLTSLKVKGDANPLEGWIHGKVRKEFDSSREFRQAIGRDQLGAVTRRDLREYQLHRFRQQMAYVMENSYYYKKKFEAAGVRPEDIRTYDDLEKVPLTDPADLAAEPLTFLCVSQSKVMRAFTTSGTTGTRKRLFYTQDDVLNIVDAISAALRSVGMSGQDNLQIMFPAVSAWDPGLMLESACKVAGLRAKVCSSVDVDEQIRTMKEQNTKVMIGLTSFLYRITVLARDKYDLRSFGIKAIICSAEPLPEAMRREMRSAWGCKILSQYGMTEMGLATAIECEAADGLHMDEADYLAEVIDPATGKHLPERTTGELIFTSLWMQGTPLLRYRTRDLTHLIEPPCTCDFVTIGKMGKVQGRMDAQTKIGYGQKIYPVLFDEVLLSIPGVLGYHLVLEKEGYRDKLTFRVEMKGDTGGAQDKILEALMQLDEIREPLENDLITKPMIEIVQAGSVPFAPKSKVIEDRRQNYDQATGPAKDS; via the coding sequence ATGGCTCTGCTCGATAAGGTCAAGATCGCGATCGCCAGGAGGAGATTGACCTCCCTCAAGGTCAAGGGGGACGCCAATCCCCTGGAGGGATGGATCCATGGCAAGGTGAGAAAGGAGTTCGATAGCTCCAGGGAGTTCCGGCAAGCCATCGGTCGTGACCAGCTGGGGGCGGTAACCAGGAGGGACCTCCGGGAGTACCAGCTCCACCGGTTCCGCCAGCAGATGGCCTACGTCATGGAGAACTCCTATTACTACAAGAAGAAGTTCGAGGCTGCCGGGGTGAGGCCGGAAGACATCCGGACCTACGATGATCTGGAAAAGGTCCCCTTGACCGACCCCGCAGACCTGGCGGCCGAACCGCTGACCTTCCTCTGCGTGTCACAGAGCAAGGTGATGCGGGCATTCACCACCTCCGGCACCACGGGCACGAGGAAGCGACTGTTCTACACGCAGGATGATGTCCTCAACATCGTCGACGCCATCTCCGCCGCCCTCCGTTCCGTCGGCATGTCTGGGCAGGACAACCTACAGATCATGTTCCCGGCAGTCTCAGCCTGGGATCCGGGGCTCATGTTGGAGAGCGCCTGCAAGGTCGCCGGACTGCGGGCCAAGGTGTGCAGCTCAGTGGACGTGGATGAGCAGATTAGGACGATGAAGGAGCAGAACACCAAGGTCATGATCGGCCTGACCTCCTTCTTATACCGGATCACCGTCCTCGCTAGGGACAAGTACGACCTTCGGTCCTTCGGCATCAAGGCCATCATCTGTTCGGCGGAGCCCTTGCCAGAAGCGATGCGGCGGGAGATGCGTTCGGCGTGGGGGTGTAAGATCCTGAGTCAGTACGGTATGACCGAGATGGGCCTGGCGACGGCCATCGAGTGCGAGGCCGCCGACGGTCTGCACATGGATGAAGCCGATTACCTGGCCGAGGTCATCGACCCGGCGACCGGGAAGCACCTCCCGGAGAGGACCACGGGAGAGCTAATCTTTACCTCGCTGTGGATGCAGGGAACCCCCTTGCTGAGATACCGCACCCGGGACCTCACTCACCTGATCGAGCCGCCGTGCACCTGTGATTTCGTCACCATCGGTAAGATGGGCAAGGTTCAGGGACGCATGGATGCCCAAACCAAGATCGGCTACGGTCAGAAGATCTATCCAGTGCTGTTCGACGAGGTGCTTCTTTCCATCCCCGGAGTACTGGGATATCATCTGGTCCTGGAAAAAGAAGGATATCGCGATAAACTCACTTTCAGGGTGGAGATGAAGGGCGATACCGGAGGCGCGCAGGACAAGATCCTTGAGGCGCTGATGCAGCTGGACGAGATCAGGGAGCCGCTGGAGAACGACCTCATAACGAAGCCGATGATCGAGATAGTACAGGCCGGCAGCGTGCCCTTCGCCCCCAAGAGCAAGGTCATCGAGGATCGCCGGCAAAATTACGATCAGGCGACTGGCCCGGCGAAAGATTCTTGA
- the pdxT gene encoding pyridoxal 5'-phosphate synthase glutaminase subunit PdxT — translation MKAGVIAVQGAAPEHVRALESALAELGRSGSVITVRRPQELEQVSCAVIPGGESTTISKLLMHSGLHDLIIKRAEEGMPVLGTCAGCVLLAKEGDGEVERTDTRLLGLMDMAVDRNAFGRQRESFEAPLDIKGMSAPFPGVFIRGPVIRKVWGNCEVLARYGERIIMARQGNLMALSFHPELSGDNRIHRALLEMV, via the coding sequence ATGAAGGCCGGAGTGATAGCCGTCCAGGGAGCCGCGCCGGAGCACGTCCGGGCGCTGGAGTCCGCGTTGGCCGAGCTGGGGAGAAGTGGGAGCGTAATCACCGTGCGCAGGCCCCAGGAGCTGGAACAGGTGTCCTGTGCAGTCATACCAGGAGGAGAGAGCACCACCATCTCCAAATTGCTGATGCACTCCGGTCTGCACGATCTCATCATCAAGCGGGCCGAGGAGGGCATGCCGGTGTTGGGCACCTGTGCCGGGTGCGTGCTGCTGGCGAAGGAAGGGGATGGCGAGGTAGAGAGGACTGACACCAGGCTCCTTGGCCTCATGGACATGGCGGTCGACCGCAATGCCTTCGGTCGGCAGAGGGAGAGCTTCGAAGCTCCTCTGGACATCAAGGGGATGAGCGCACCGTTCCCCGGCGTCTTCATCCGCGGCCCGGTGATCAGGAAAGTCTGGGGCAACTGTGAGGTCCTGGCCCGCTACGGTGAGCGTATAATAATGGCAAGGCAGGGCAACCTGATGGCTCTGAGCTTCCATCCCGAGCTGTCGGGCGACAACCGCATCCACAGGGCGTTGCTGGAGATGGTGTGA
- a CDS encoding geranylgeranylglyceryl/heptaprenylglyceryl phosphate synthase — protein sequence MTVKDILSEKMKKGALHMTLLDPAKQEPAVAAEITRTACELGTDAIMVGGSTGVTQENLDQTVQAIKAKVDVPVIYFPSGANAISPYTDAMYFMSMLNSRNLRMVVGEQVAGAPIVRKLKLETISMGYIIVAPGMKVGEVGQADVIPRDQPKRAVAYALAAQYLGMDYVYLEAGSGAPQAVPEDMISAVRSAIDIPLLVGGGIRDAETAARVKNAGASVVVTGTVVENGEYVARLEGIIRAVKS from the coding sequence ATGACCGTCAAAGATATCCTTAGTGAGAAGATGAAGAAAGGCGCGCTGCATATGACTCTCCTGGACCCCGCCAAGCAGGAGCCTGCCGTGGCCGCCGAGATCACCCGGACCGCCTGCGAGCTGGGCACCGATGCCATCATGGTCGGCGGTTCCACAGGCGTCACCCAGGAGAATCTGGATCAAACGGTGCAGGCCATCAAGGCGAAGGTTGACGTCCCGGTCATCTACTTTCCGTCGGGCGCGAATGCCATCTCTCCCTACACCGACGCCATGTACTTTATGAGCATGCTCAACTCCCGCAACCTCAGAATGGTGGTGGGAGAACAGGTCGCCGGTGCCCCCATCGTCAGGAAGCTCAAGCTCGAAACCATCTCCATGGGGTACATCATCGTGGCCCCGGGGATGAAAGTGGGTGAGGTCGGCCAGGCCGACGTCATCCCCCGCGACCAGCCCAAGCGGGCGGTGGCCTATGCCCTCGCCGCGCAGTACCTGGGGATGGATTACGTGTACCTTGAGGCCGGGAGCGGCGCACCCCAAGCGGTGCCCGAGGACATGATCTCGGCGGTGAGGTCGGCCATCGACATCCCGCTGCTGGTAGGTGGAGGGATCCGGGACGCGGAGACCGCGGCCAGGGTCAAGAACGCTGGCGCCAGTGTGGTAGTCACCGGAACGGTCGTAGAGAATGGCGAGTACGTCGCCCGCCTGGAGGGCATCATCCGGGCGGTGAAGTCCTAG